From Quercus lobata isolate SW786 chromosome 1, ValleyOak3.0 Primary Assembly, whole genome shotgun sequence, one genomic window encodes:
- the LOC115987598 gene encoding kiwellin-like encodes MANIVLLLVPLFLIFNIISLALPARAISSCNGPCKTLNDCNGQLICINGKCNDDPDVGTHICSGGGGGGGSSPSPSQNCKSSGTLTCGGNSYPQYRCSPPLTSSTQARLTLNDFSEGGDGGGPSECDEKYHNNSERVVALSTGWYNHGSRCGKMIRITASNGRSVTAKVVDECDSVNGCDAEHAGQPPCKNNIVDGSSAVWNALGLNQDLGNVGVTWSMA; translated from the coding sequence ATGGCAAATATAGTACTTCTGTTAGTTCCTCTTTTCCTGATCTTCAATATCATCTCCCTCGCTCTCCCTGCACGTGCCATATCCTCCTGCAATGGCCCATGCAAAACCCTCAACGACTGCAACGGCCAGCTGATTTGTATCAACGGCAAGTGCAACGACGACCCCGACGTTGGCACCCACATATGCtctggaggtggaggtggaggtggctCTTCACCATCTCCAAGCCAAAACTGCAAGTCCTCTGGTACCCTTACGTGCGGAGGCAACTCATACCCTCAGTACAGATGCTCACCCCCATTGACGTCCTCCACGCAAGCCCGTCTCACACTCAACGATTTTAGCGAAGGTGGAGACGGTGGTGGCCCATCGGAGTGTGACGAAAAGTACCACAATAACTCAGAAAGAGTGGTGGCCTTATCAACAGGGTGGTATAACCATGGGTCGCGGTGTGGGAAGATGATAAGGATTACGGCTAGCAATGGGAGGAGTGTGACGGCTAAGGTGGTGGATGAGTGTGACTCTGTGAATGGGTGTGATGCTGAGCATGCAGGTCAGCCACCATGCAAGAATAACATTGTTGATGGGTCTAGTGCTGTTTGGAATGCCTTGGGTTTGAATCAAGATCTGGGTAACGTGGGAGTTACTTGGTCCATGGCTTAG